One Nocardia farcinica genomic region harbors:
- a CDS encoding endonuclease/exonuclease/phosphatase family protein: MITVATWNVLHRIHADNWGEEAPRRWPNEAARISAVTEWVASRSEQVIALQEVSGDLLNSLRIALPDRTVPYFRYPRMPTPRRTAAELTEPAEYLVLILDKPARPLVAEAFPDDPGKGVLAVQTDELVAVATHLSGRGRTNGQLDRLAALTREHTDRPVVLLGDFNTGRDAVAQHLPDFTVAIPPEDAPPTRPRERAGRSRTIDHIVVRGARITEVGVEITGDRSDHNFVHAALALDPPPRI, encoded by the coding sequence GTGATCACGGTGGCCACCTGGAATGTCCTGCACCGCATCCACGCCGACAACTGGGGTGAGGAGGCGCCGCGCCGGTGGCCGAACGAGGCCGCCCGGATCAGCGCCGTCACCGAGTGGGTCGCGAGCCGGTCCGAACAGGTGATCGCACTACAGGAAGTCAGCGGCGACCTGCTCAACAGCCTGCGCATCGCCCTCCCGGACCGGACCGTGCCGTATTTCCGCTACCCCCGCATGCCCACGCCGCGACGCACGGCCGCCGAACTGACCGAACCCGCCGAATACCTGGTGCTCATCCTCGACAAACCCGCCCGTCCACTGGTCGCCGAGGCCTTCCCCGACGACCCGGGCAAGGGCGTGCTCGCCGTACAGACCGACGAACTCGTCGCCGTCGCCACCCATCTCAGCGGACGCGGCCGCACCAACGGCCAGCTCGACCGGCTGGCCGCCCTCACCCGCGAACACACCGACCGGCCGGTCGTGTTGCTCGGTGACTTCAACACCGGCCGTGACGCGGTCGCGCAGCACCTGCCCGACTTCACCGTCGCGATCCCACCCGAGGACGCGCCCCCGACCCGCCCCCGCGAGCGTGCCGGCCGGTCCCGCACCATCGACCACATCGTCGTCCGCGGCGCGCGCATCACGGAGGTCGGCGTCGAGATCACCGGCGACCGCTCCGATCACAACTTCGTGCACGCCGCCCTGGCACTGGACCCACCGCCCCGGATCTGA
- a CDS encoding family 1 glycosylhydrolase gives MRSPRRRHVLAVVAVTTAALLLGGPTTAQAQPAPDRVAPLGNDFLWGVASSGYQSEGQAPDSNWSRYVAQGKTEDPYANSVDFFGRYRSDIQLAADLGVRVYRIGIEWARVQPRPGEWDEQGFRFYDDVVAAIRAAGMRPMITLDHWVYPGWAVDRGGWGNPGIVEDWLTNARRVIDRYAPADPLWVTFNEPLMYQINEVRHGGLSPTDVPAMHDRIARAHNAIYDHIHAVQPGAMVTSNVAYIPAVEDVVNKPLLDKIGGKLDYIGIDYYYGVAPDAVTEEWSFAELWKNPLHAEGIYYALRHYARAFPGKPLYIVENGMPTENGHPRADGYGRADNLRDTVYWLQRAVADGMNVLGYNYWSLTDNYEWGSYTPRFGLYTVDVRTDPTLTRRPTDAVAAYREITASGGVPADYRPTRDPKLCSLVDGLSSCLEPVTLTR, from the coding sequence ATGCGATCACCCCGTCGCCGTCACGTCCTGGCCGTCGTCGCGGTAACCACGGCCGCGCTCTTGCTCGGCGGCCCCACCACCGCCCAGGCACAGCCCGCGCCCGACCGGGTGGCGCCACTCGGCAACGACTTCCTCTGGGGTGTCGCCTCCTCGGGCTATCAGTCCGAAGGCCAGGCGCCCGACAGCAATTGGTCCCGCTATGTCGCCCAGGGCAAGACCGAGGACCCGTACGCGAACAGCGTGGATTTCTTCGGCCGCTACCGCTCCGACATCCAGCTCGCCGCCGACCTCGGTGTGCGCGTGTACCGGATCGGCATCGAATGGGCCCGCGTGCAGCCGCGCCCGGGCGAGTGGGACGAGCAGGGGTTCCGCTTCTACGACGATGTGGTCGCCGCCATCCGCGCGGCGGGGATGCGGCCGATGATCACCCTCGACCACTGGGTCTACCCCGGCTGGGCCGTCGACCGGGGCGGGTGGGGCAACCCGGGGATCGTCGAGGACTGGCTGACCAACGCGCGCCGGGTGATCGACCGTTACGCGCCCGCCGACCCGCTGTGGGTCACCTTCAACGAGCCGCTGATGTACCAGATCAACGAGGTGCGCCACGGCGGCCTCTCCCCCACCGACGTCCCGGCGATGCACGACCGGATCGCGCGGGCCCACAACGCGATCTACGACCACATCCACGCCGTGCAGCCCGGCGCGATGGTCACCAGCAACGTGGCCTACATCCCCGCCGTCGAGGACGTGGTGAACAAACCGCTGCTCGACAAGATCGGCGGCAAACTCGACTACATCGGCATCGACTACTACTACGGCGTCGCGCCCGACGCGGTGACCGAGGAATGGAGTTTCGCCGAGCTCTGGAAGAACCCGCTGCACGCCGAGGGCATCTATTACGCGCTACGGCACTACGCGCGCGCCTTCCCGGGAAAGCCGCTCTACATCGTGGAGAACGGCATGCCCACCGAGAACGGCCACCCCCGCGCCGATGGCTACGGCCGCGCGGACAACCTGCGCGACACCGTCTACTGGCTGCAGCGCGCGGTCGCCGACGGCATGAACGTGCTGGGCTACAACTACTGGAGTCTCACCGACAACTACGAATGGGGCTCCTACACACCGCGTTTCGGCCTCTACACCGTCGACGTCCGCACCGATCCCACCCTCACCCGCCGACCCACCGACGCCGTGGCCGCCTACCGGGAGATCACCGCGTCCGGCGGCGTGCCCGCGGACTACCGCCCCACCCGCGACCCGAAGCTCTGCTCGCTGGTCGACGGGCTCTCGAGCTGCCTCGAACCGGTGACGCTGACCCGGTGA
- a CDS encoding PucR family transcriptional regulator, producing MTPPPTADPDLIVSGRPASTHLRDVRTISRRMVGHFVENVVPCGTLPGDALAGDVTAVTRACLELTMRMLDGHEIGENIDEVAAAAAGWAREGIPIDTIQHAIHEGFKLSFDLIQSQASAQDYESLINVARRFMEILDAITVAVSAAYVRELRAVVGEHHTAVHTLTSALLAGNTTSTMVRECGIPIAASYHVLALAVPQHPDEHNPALDGGVVARRKLRRVQAELATRVGEAALSLLSVDGGTVLIPTDACADEALDDLVARLSGAAQVPVRAAVVAAEPDRVPQAADQAHELLDMVQRMHSEPGLYRFTDLALEYQLTRPGPAREYLGGLLDPLEEYPELLETLRVHISTNLNRQRTARLLHVHTNTVDYRLKRIGHLIGFDPTNPSGLWYLRSALVARTHRTAEPAAGPDGARVRRRA from the coding sequence ATGACCCCACCACCCACGGCCGATCCGGACCTGATCGTCTCCGGCCGGCCCGCGTCGACGCACCTGCGGGATGTTCGCACGATCTCCCGGCGAATGGTAGGCCATTTCGTCGAGAACGTCGTGCCGTGCGGAACGCTGCCCGGCGACGCGCTGGCCGGCGACGTCACCGCGGTCACCCGCGCCTGCCTGGAATTGACCATGCGGATGCTCGACGGTCACGAGATCGGCGAGAACATCGACGAGGTCGCCGCCGCGGCGGCGGGCTGGGCGCGCGAGGGCATCCCGATCGACACCATCCAGCACGCCATCCACGAGGGCTTCAAACTCAGTTTCGATCTGATCCAATCCCAGGCCAGCGCACAGGATTACGAGAGCCTGATCAACGTGGCGCGCCGGTTCATGGAGATCCTCGACGCCATCACCGTGGCCGTCTCCGCCGCCTATGTGCGGGAGCTGCGCGCGGTCGTCGGTGAACACCACACCGCGGTGCACACCCTCACCTCGGCACTGCTCGCGGGCAACACCACCTCGACCATGGTGCGTGAGTGCGGCATTCCGATCGCCGCGTCGTATCACGTCCTGGCCCTGGCGGTTCCGCAGCACCCCGACGAGCACAACCCGGCACTGGACGGCGGCGTCGTCGCCCGGCGCAAGCTGCGCAGAGTACAGGCCGAGCTGGCGACCCGGGTCGGCGAGGCCGCGTTGTCACTGCTCAGCGTGGACGGCGGCACCGTCCTGATCCCCACCGACGCCTGCGCGGACGAGGCGCTGGACGACCTGGTCGCCCGCCTGTCGGGGGCCGCGCAGGTGCCGGTGCGGGCCGCGGTGGTGGCCGCCGAGCCGGACCGGGTACCGCAGGCCGCCGACCAGGCCCACGAACTGCTCGACATGGTGCAGCGCATGCACAGCGAGCCCGGACTCTACCGGTTCACCGATCTGGCCCTGGAATACCAGCTCACCCGGCCCGGCCCCGCCCGCGAGTACCTCGGCGGGCTGCTCGATCCCCTCGAGGAGTACCCCGAGCTGCTGGAAACCCTGCGCGTGCACATCTCCACCAACCTCAATCGACAGCGCACCGCCCGGCTGCTGCACGTGCACACCAACACCGTCGACTACCGCCTCAAGCGCATCGGTCACCTGATCGGCTTCGACCCCACCAACCCCTCCGGGTTGTGGTACCTGCGCTCGGCCCTGGTCGCCCGCACGCACCGCACGGCCGAGCCCGCCGCCGGGCCCGACGGCGCGCGAGTACGCCGCCGGGCCTGA
- a CDS encoding TetR/AcrR family transcriptional regulator encodes MSISASPDPPRGGRQARWQPHNDRRRERIVAALIELIEETPPGIEVPMQRITERAGLAKSVVYRQFSGRDELDRRARTAISDQFADTLATALDVSVGSINEILHRAIAAVVDWIDGHASLYEFLRRGPALGDPDDVDGVSSLKDRIAADTRGLVSGLAGVIGVVDEPVVDTMTFAIVSMTEATVTRWVRSPDRLMDRDRLVTELAGYAWSVLDGVCRAQGLLIDPDEPLLSVLTRLSDVQTPG; translated from the coding sequence GTGTCGATCTCCGCGTCACCCGATCCGCCGCGCGGCGGCAGACAGGCGCGTTGGCAGCCGCACAACGACCGGCGCCGCGAGCGCATCGTCGCCGCGCTCATCGAGCTGATCGAGGAGACCCCGCCGGGCATCGAGGTGCCGATGCAGCGGATCACCGAGCGGGCGGGGCTGGCGAAATCGGTGGTCTACCGGCAGTTCTCCGGCCGGGACGAACTCGACCGCCGGGCCAGGACGGCCATCTCCGATCAGTTCGCCGACACCCTGGCCACCGCGCTGGACGTCTCGGTCGGCTCGATCAACGAGATCCTGCACCGCGCCATCGCCGCGGTGGTCGACTGGATCGACGGGCACGCCAGCCTCTACGAATTCCTGCGCCGCGGCCCGGCGCTGGGCGACCCCGACGACGTCGACGGCGTGAGCAGCCTGAAGGACCGTATCGCCGCGGACACCCGCGGGCTGGTGTCCGGCTTGGCGGGCGTGATCGGCGTGGTGGACGAGCCGGTGGTCGACACCATGACCTTCGCCATCGTCTCGATGACCGAGGCGACGGTCACCCGCTGGGTGCGCAGTCCGGACCGGTTGATGGACCGGGACCGGCTGGTCACCGAACTCGCCGGGTACGCGTGGAGCGTGCTCGACGGCGTGTGCCGGGCCCAGGGTCTGCTCATCGATCCGGACGAGCCGCTGTTGTCGGTGCTCACCCGGCTCTCCGACGTGCAGACCCCGGGCTGA
- a CDS encoding AurF N-oxygenase family protein produces MTLSESVRAGLFDQEYRDALATLSDGSVHRKFDPYLDIDWDSPELGIDKNDPRWILSPDYDPLGATSWYRNLPVERQIEIGRWRTANAIKVGAAFESVLIRGMMQYIMKLPNQSPEFRYCLHEMTEECNHIQMFQELVNRIGDDVPGMRPIFRRLSPFIGVAGGFAPAILFIGILGGEEPIDHYQKALLRDGGNIPPAVRRCMQIHIAEEARHISFANEFLKAHLEHMTPAGRAVCAVAFPVVMRWLAGEIMVPPRSFAEKFDVPREVFKEAFWRAPHSKRILAGYFGDVRKLADELGLMNPVTKRLWALLNVDGEASRYRSEPERRAA; encoded by the coding sequence ATGACGCTGTCCGAATCGGTACGTGCCGGACTGTTCGATCAGGAGTACCGGGACGCCCTGGCGACCCTGTCGGACGGATCGGTGCACCGCAAATTCGACCCGTATCTCGACATCGACTGGGACTCCCCGGAACTCGGGATCGACAAGAACGACCCGCGCTGGATCCTGTCGCCGGACTACGATCCGCTCGGCGCGACCTCGTGGTACCGCAACCTGCCCGTGGAGCGGCAGATCGAGATCGGCCGCTGGCGCACCGCCAACGCGATCAAGGTCGGCGCCGCCTTCGAGAGTGTGCTCATCCGCGGAATGATGCAGTACATCATGAAGCTGCCGAACCAGTCACCGGAGTTCCGGTACTGCCTGCACGAGATGACCGAAGAGTGCAACCACATCCAGATGTTCCAGGAACTGGTCAACCGCATCGGTGACGACGTGCCGGGCATGCGGCCGATCTTCCGCAGGCTCTCGCCGTTCATCGGCGTCGCGGGCGGCTTCGCCCCGGCCATCCTGTTCATCGGGATCCTCGGCGGCGAGGAGCCGATCGACCACTACCAGAAGGCGCTGCTGCGCGACGGCGGCAACATCCCGCCCGCCGTGCGCCGGTGCATGCAGATCCACATCGCCGAGGAGGCCCGTCACATCTCGTTCGCCAACGAGTTCCTCAAGGCGCACCTCGAGCACATGACGCCCGCGGGCCGGGCGGTGTGCGCGGTCGCCTTCCCGGTGGTGATGCGGTGGCTGGCCGGCGAGATCATGGTGCCGCCGCGCTCGTTCGCCGAGAAGTTCGACGTGCCCCGCGAGGTCTTCAAGGAAGCGTTCTGGCGCGCGCCGCACTCCAAGCGCATCCTGGCCGGCTACTTCGGCGACGTGCGCAAACTCGCCGACGAACTCGGCCTGATGAACCCGGTGACCAAGCGGCTGTGGGCGCTGCTCAACGTCGACGGGGAAGCCTCGCGCTACCGCAGCGAACCCGAGCGCCGGGCGGCGTGA
- a CDS encoding TetR/AcrR family transcriptional regulator has product MTTPRQRARARTMEDIKRIGREHLALHGAAALSLRAVARDLGVVSSAVYRYVASRDELLTLLVVDGYNALGDAVDAAIAAAPEDPAERLRAAARAVRAWALAEPAWYGLLFGTPVPGYDAPAEQTVDPGTRVIAALLRIAADAHERGLLTEPARPVRVSPDLARSFARVGAEFGVRLPDGLVPRLVSVWTALFGAVGFDVFDMYGRDTFADRDELFELLVENLVELLGLPA; this is encoded by the coding sequence ATGACCACACCCCGCCAGCGGGCCAGGGCCCGGACCATGGAGGACATCAAGCGCATCGGCCGCGAACATCTGGCTCTGCACGGCGCGGCCGCGCTGTCGCTGCGCGCGGTGGCGCGCGATCTCGGGGTGGTCTCCTCGGCGGTGTACCGGTACGTCGCCAGTCGCGACGAACTGCTCACGCTGCTGGTGGTCGACGGCTACAACGCGCTCGGCGACGCGGTGGACGCGGCGATCGCGGCCGCGCCCGAGGACCCGGCCGAGCGGCTGCGGGCCGCCGCACGGGCCGTGCGGGCGTGGGCGCTGGCGGAACCGGCCTGGTACGGGCTGCTGTTCGGCACCCCGGTGCCCGGCTACGACGCACCCGCCGAACAGACCGTCGATCCCGGCACCAGGGTGATCGCCGCCCTGCTGCGGATCGCGGCCGACGCCCACGAGCGCGGCCTGCTCACCGAGCCGGCGCGGCCGGTCCGGGTCTCGCCGGACCTGGCCCGCAGCTTCGCCCGGGTGGGCGCGGAATTCGGGGTCCGGCTGCCGGACGGGCTGGTGCCGCGCCTGGTCTCGGTGTGGACCGCGTTGTTCGGCGCGGTCGGGTTCGACGTGTTCGACATGTACGGCCGCGACACCTTCGCCGACCGGGACGAACTGTTCGAGCTGCTGGTCGAGAACCTGGTCGAACTCCTCGGCCTGCCCGCCTGA
- a CDS encoding MerR family transcriptional regulator gives MLTVVSRYSRSQLAELSGVPARTIRYYHSLGVLPKPGRAGKEAVYGDDHLARLRDIAEMQARGLRLDAIREVFDVQAQSGAPADWRAVLDPRYPGAGEQSAVLDDDQLTALLGDRRADILDELIAAEYLHRCEGGWRIPDQPMLKGALILYDLGTDITLSGALRKLIRTRLAELADEIVATFRDAAATSYGGEGIGIDHSRFRERFRAAAREVAGATLADEIDRAVRESEA, from the coding sequence ATGCTGACAGTCGTGTCCCGCTACAGCCGCTCGCAGCTCGCCGAACTCAGCGGCGTCCCGGCGCGCACCATCCGCTACTACCACTCGCTGGGCGTGCTGCCCAAGCCCGGCCGCGCGGGCAAGGAAGCCGTCTACGGCGACGATCACCTCGCCCGCCTGCGCGACATCGCCGAGATGCAGGCGCGCGGGCTGCGCCTCGACGCGATCCGCGAGGTGTTCGACGTCCAGGCACAGTCGGGCGCCCCGGCGGATTGGCGCGCGGTCCTCGATCCCCGCTATCCCGGCGCGGGCGAGCAATCGGCGGTGCTCGACGACGACCAGCTCACCGCCCTGCTCGGCGACCGGCGCGCCGACATCCTCGACGAACTGATCGCGGCCGAGTACCTGCACCGGTGCGAGGGCGGCTGGCGCATTCCCGACCAGCCCATGCTCAAAGGCGCGCTCATCCTCTACGACCTGGGCACCGACATCACCCTCAGCGGCGCGCTGCGGAAACTGATCAGGACCCGGTTGGCCGAACTCGCCGACGAGATCGTCGCGACCTTCCGCGACGCGGCCGCGACGAGCTACGGCGGCGAAGGGATCGGCATCGACCACAGCCGGTTCCGTGAGCGTTTCCGCGCCGCCGCCCGCGAGGTCGCCGGCGCCACCCTGGCCGACGAGATCGACCGCGCGGTCCGCGAATCCGAGGCCTGA
- a CDS encoding GMC oxidoreductase, producing the protein MTQRETDFDVLIVGSGFGGSVTALRLVEKGYRVGVLEAGQRFADHELPKTSWDVRKFLWAPALGCYGIQRIHLLRDVLILGGAGVGGGSLNYANTLYVPPEPFFRDPQWRDITDWREELTPYYEQAQKMLGVVRNPHMTPADEVFKKVADDMGFGDTFVQTPVGVFFGEPGKTVPDPYFGGVGPERTGCVECGDCMVGCKYGAKNTLVKNYLYLAEQAGAQVVPMTTVTAIRPLPDGTWDVETKRTGKLIGKQPKTYTAGHVVLAAGTRGTQQLLFAMRDKGVLPKLSDRLGVLTRTNSESIVGAATKTLQPGQDFTKGVAITSSIHPTPDTHIEPVRYGKGSNFMGLLQTLMVDGGGRIPRWLKFLLLVLRRPLDLLSFLSTKNWSERTIISLVMQHLDNSITTYTKRGLFGRKMTSKQGHGQPNPTWIPVGNQVTRKVAEEIGGIAGGSWGEIFNIPLTAHFLGGAAIGADPEHGVIDPYHRVYGYPTLSVVDGAAVSANLGVNPSLTITAQAERAAAYWPNKGEQDKRPPQGEGYRRIDPVPPVRPVVPAEAPAALVLPISPVRRTEQDTPAAG; encoded by the coding sequence ATGACCCAGCGAGAAACCGACTTCGACGTGCTCATCGTCGGTTCCGGGTTCGGTGGCAGCGTCACCGCGCTGCGCCTGGTCGAGAAGGGCTACCGGGTCGGCGTGCTCGAGGCCGGACAGCGCTTCGCCGACCACGAGCTGCCCAAGACCAGCTGGGACGTGCGCAAGTTCCTGTGGGCGCCCGCTCTGGGGTGCTACGGCATCCAGCGCATCCATCTGCTGCGCGACGTGCTCATCCTCGGCGGCGCGGGGGTCGGCGGCGGCTCGCTGAACTACGCCAACACCCTCTACGTGCCGCCGGAGCCGTTCTTCCGCGACCCGCAGTGGCGCGACATCACCGACTGGCGCGAGGAACTGACGCCGTACTACGAGCAGGCCCAGAAGATGCTCGGCGTGGTCCGCAACCCGCACATGACGCCCGCCGACGAGGTCTTCAAGAAGGTCGCCGACGACATGGGCTTCGGCGACACCTTCGTGCAGACCCCGGTCGGCGTGTTCTTCGGGGAGCCGGGAAAGACCGTGCCCGACCCCTACTTCGGGGGCGTCGGCCCCGAGCGCACCGGGTGTGTCGAGTGCGGTGACTGCATGGTCGGCTGCAAATACGGGGCCAAGAACACCCTGGTGAAGAACTACCTCTATCTCGCCGAGCAGGCGGGCGCACAGGTGGTGCCGATGACCACGGTCACCGCGATCCGCCCGCTCCCGGACGGCACCTGGGACGTGGAGACCAAGCGCACCGGCAAGCTGATCGGCAAGCAGCCCAAGACCTACACCGCGGGCCACGTGGTGCTGGCGGCAGGCACCCGCGGCACCCAGCAACTGCTGTTCGCCATGCGCGACAAGGGGGTGCTGCCCAAGCTCTCCGACCGCCTCGGCGTGCTGACCCGCACCAACTCCGAGTCCATCGTCGGCGCCGCCACCAAGACGCTGCAGCCCGGCCAGGACTTCACCAAGGGCGTGGCGATCACCTCCTCGATCCACCCCACCCCCGACACCCACATCGAACCGGTCCGGTACGGCAAGGGCTCCAACTTCATGGGCCTGCTCCAGACGCTGATGGTGGACGGTGGCGGCCGCATCCCGCGCTGGCTGAAATTCCTGCTGCTGGTGCTGCGCCGCCCGCTGGACCTGCTCAGCTTCCTGAGCACCAAGAACTGGAGCGAGCGCACCATCATCTCGCTGGTGATGCAGCACCTGGACAACTCCATCACCACCTACACCAAACGCGGCCTGTTCGGTCGCAAGATGACCTCGAAACAGGGCCACGGCCAACCGAATCCGACCTGGATCCCGGTGGGCAACCAGGTGACCCGCAAGGTCGCCGAGGAGATCGGCGGCATCGCGGGCGGCAGCTGGGGTGAGATCTTCAACATCCCGCTCACCGCGCACTTCCTCGGCGGCGCGGCGATCGGCGCCGACCCCGAGCACGGCGTCATCGACCCGTACCACCGCGTCTACGGCTACCCCACGCTGAGCGTGGTGGACGGTGCCGCGGTCTCGGCCAACCTGGGCGTCAACCCGTCACTCACCATCACCGCGCAGGCCGAGCGGGCCGCCGCCTACTGGCCGAACAAGGGCGAGCAGGACAAGCGCCCGCCGCAGGGCGAGGGCTACCGCCGGATCGACCCGGTGCCGCCGGTGCGCCCGGTGGTGCCCGCCGAGGCCCCCGCCGCCCTGGTGCTGCCGATCAGTCCGGTGCGCCGCACCGAGCAGGACACGCCCGCCGCGGGCTGA
- a CDS encoding GMC family oxidoreductase — protein sequence MAADYVVVGTGSAGAVVAHRLSEDSGTRVVALEAGPPDKNKFAHIPAGFAKLFRSELDWDYLTEPQPALDGRRIYWPRGRMFGGSSSMNAMMWVRGFRADYDEWALLAGDEWGFAAAVEQYRRIENVQDAQYPDEGTGGPIHVEHQRSPRSSTAAFLTAVQESGFPVEPPNRPQPKGFSQTMVTQHGGRRWSTADAYLKPAMRRPNLTVLPEALATRVLFEGTRAVGVEYRRGTETFVVRARREVVLCGGAINSPQLLMLSGVGDADELARHGIPVVRHAPEVGANLQDHLVAGLGYSVEGDSLFAAEKPKELLNYLLRHRGMLTSNVGEAYGFVRSRPDLEQPDLELVYAPAPFYYEGLLDPTEHGVILATVLLRPESRGRITLASADPTAKPVIDPRYLSDSDGVDRAAILSGLRTCARIAEAPALKAVLGDLIYPPKAPADLEAAIELALTGYSHTLYHPVGTCRMGTDPVSVVDPQLRVRGVAGLRVADASVMPLLVRGHTHAPSVFVGEQAARFLRAG from the coding sequence ATGGCCGCGGACTACGTCGTGGTCGGGACCGGGTCCGCGGGCGCGGTGGTCGCCCACCGGCTCAGCGAGGATTCCGGCACCCGTGTGGTGGCGCTCGAGGCGGGTCCGCCGGACAAGAACAAGTTCGCGCACATCCCGGCCGGATTCGCGAAACTGTTTCGCTCCGAACTGGACTGGGACTACCTGACCGAGCCGCAGCCCGCCCTGGACGGGCGCCGCATCTACTGGCCGCGCGGGCGGATGTTCGGCGGCTCCTCGTCGATGAACGCGATGATGTGGGTGCGTGGCTTCCGCGCCGACTACGACGAGTGGGCACTGCTGGCCGGGGACGAGTGGGGCTTCGCCGCCGCGGTGGAGCAGTACCGGCGCATCGAGAACGTCCAGGACGCGCAGTACCCCGACGAGGGCACCGGAGGGCCGATCCACGTCGAGCACCAGCGCAGCCCGCGCTCCTCGACCGCGGCGTTCCTGACCGCGGTGCAGGAGTCCGGCTTCCCGGTGGAGCCGCCGAACCGCCCGCAGCCCAAGGGTTTCAGCCAGACCATGGTCACCCAGCACGGCGGCAGGCGGTGGAGCACCGCCGACGCCTACCTGAAACCGGCCATGCGCCGACCGAACCTCACCGTGCTACCCGAGGCGCTCGCCACCCGGGTGCTGTTCGAGGGCACGCGGGCGGTCGGGGTCGAATACCGCCGCGGCACCGAGACATTCGTGGTGCGGGCGCGGCGCGAGGTGGTGCTGTGCGGCGGTGCGATCAACAGCCCGCAACTGCTGATGCTGTCCGGCGTCGGCGACGCCGATGAGCTGGCCCGGCACGGCATCCCCGTGGTCCGGCACGCACCCGAGGTCGGCGCGAACCTCCAGGACCACCTCGTCGCGGGCCTCGGTTACTCCGTCGAGGGCGATTCGCTCTTCGCCGCGGAGAAACCGAAGGAACTGCTGAACTACCTGTTGCGCCACCGCGGCATGCTCACCTCCAACGTCGGCGAGGCGTACGGGTTCGTGCGCAGCAGGCCCGACCTCGAGCAGCCGGATCTGGAGCTGGTGTACGCGCCCGCCCCCTTCTACTACGAGGGTCTGCTCGACCCGACCGAACACGGCGTCATCCTGGCCACGGTGTTGTTGCGCCCGGAGAGCCGCGGCCGCATCACCCTGGCCTCGGCCGACCCGACCGCCAAGCCGGTGATCGATCCGCGCTACCTGTCCGACAGCGACGGGGTGGACCGCGCGGCGATCCTGTCCGGCCTGCGCACCTGCGCCAGGATCGCCGAGGCGCCCGCCCTCAAGGCCGTGCTGGGCGATCTGATCTACCCGCCGAAGGCACCCGCCGACCTCGAAGCCGCCATCGAGCTGGCGCTCACCGGCTACTCGCACACCCTTTATCACCCGGTCGGCACCTGCCGCATGGGTACCGACCCGGTGAGCGTGGTCGATCCGCAGCTGCGGGTCCGCGGCGTGGCGGGGCTGCGGGTGGCGGACGCGTCGGTGATGCCGCTGCTGGTCCGCGGGCACACGCACGCGCCGAGCGTGTTCGTCGGCGAGCAGGCGGCCCGCTTCCTGCGGGCGGGCTGA
- a CDS encoding DoxX family protein → MHVAYVVLTALAAAAAAFAAGVDLVRPEWVRANMRTYGIPDRALYPLAAVKAIGALGLLAGLVVAPVGLAAAIGLVGYFSLAVLTVLRARVFADVGYPLPYLAISVAALGVTLVAS, encoded by the coding sequence ATGCACGTCGCCTACGTCGTCCTCACCGCACTGGCCGCCGCCGCGGCCGCCTTCGCCGCGGGGGTGGACCTGGTGCGCCCGGAATGGGTGCGCGCCAACATGCGCACCTACGGCATCCCGGACCGGGCCCTGTACCCGCTGGCGGCCGTCAAGGCGATCGGCGCGCTCGGGCTGCTGGCCGGGCTCGTCGTCGCTCCGGTCGGTCTGGCCGCCGCGATCGGGCTCGTCGGCTACTTCTCACTCGCGGTGCTCACCGTCCTGCGCGCGCGAGTGTTCGCCGATGTCGGCTACCCGCTGCCCTACCTGGCGATCTCGGTCGCCGCGCTCGGCGTCACGCTGGTCGCGTCCTAG